Genomic DNA from Syntrophorhabdaceae bacterium:
GGATACCTCGCAAAGGTCTCGAAACGTGTCGTGGGCGGTGACTTTGACGACAAGATGGTCGAGCTCGCCGGCCTCTACTACGGTACGCGGCTGGAAGTCAGAAAGATGGATGCCCATCAGCTCCCCTTCGACGACAGGAGCCTCGACGTGGTTATTCTTTACGAGGCGATCTACTATCTGCATTCTCCGGC
This window encodes:
- a CDS encoding class I SAM-dependent methyltransferase, with translation MVDYTLVSEITGYNVAREQVQRMYTRYRFAGEFCKDKEVLEIACGSGQGLGYLAKVSKRVVGGDFDDKMVELAGLYYGTRLEVRKMDAHQLPFDDRSLDVVILYEAIYYLHSPA